The genomic segment CCTGGCAGGTTCCTGACAGACTctcagaccccacacacacacacctgatagggtcctgacatctgtgagaccccacacaccccttgcagggtcctgacacactgtgagtctCCACACACCCCtaagagggtcctgacacactgtgagacctcacacacacTTGAAAAGGTCCTGACTcactgtgagaccccatacaCACACCtaacagggtgctgacacacggTAAGactccacacactcctgacagcgtccaGACACACAGTTGCCTGGACCCTTCGGTGGTAAAGAAGAcacgcatttgccttctttaccacagactcagtctGCAccgctgatgtttgaaccttttctTCATTTTGATAATAGTTAGCACTACTGTCCTTTTTTACCAAAAATGCATTGTCATAAAATTTCCAACACTTTATTCCATATACCACTGTTTTGATCATTCTACCAGCTTTATCTTGTTCATTAGCCTCATGTTTGCACTTCATCAAACGCCTTctcatccactgcctctcttgtTCACCCTGCTTGTTCTTTCCTCTAAGAAATGGCTCTCTTTGTTAGCCACGGTTACCAGTTATCATTTGAGAACTTATTCCTCTGTggcacatatctatcctgtgccttgtgaattattcccatgtactccagccatctctgctctgcaatCATTCGCGGCAGTGTCCTCCTTCAACCCTCCGGTGCAAGGTGCTCTCTCATGaatctgtaattccttttattccattacAATACAGATACAAGTGAGgtatgcttctccttctcaaacattTCAGCATTCTCCTTCAGCATTCAACAaaatagttccatccaggctcgacaagaagcttaaACACCTTGTTCTTGACCCTGGCTttatgcagctggatcctggacatcctctcagatcgccagcaggttgtaagtgTGCGCTCCCTCATCTCCGACCCTTTGAACTTCAACGCAGGAGCCTCACAGATCTGCGTACGAAGTCCCCTCCTTTACGCCCTGTGTgaccatgactgtatcgccacccacagttcCAAGCTGATAATTAAATTTTctacgatactacattgattggcctaatctcaaacaataacgaggtggtcgACAGCGAAGAAGTCATCtatctgacacagtggtgtccagAAAACAACCTcctcctcaatgtcgcaaaaaacaaaggagctggttatggatTACAGTGGGAATGGAGACGGGGTAACCGCTATTGACacaatggatctgggtttgagaaGGTAAATAGCTTCAGGTTCCTCGggatccacatcaccgaggacatcacgtggactggacacacaacagcgcctctttcacctcagacggttgaggaagtttgctatgggccctcaaatcctaagaTCCTTCTACAGAGGCaaaatagagagcattctgacaggttgcatcactgcactcaggtatgagaactgtacctgCCTAATCGCAgaacactgcagagagtggtgtggacagcccagcgcatctgtagttgtgaacttccagtGATTCAGGATACTTACAAGGAAAGATGTGTAAAAACtgcccgtaggatcactggggacccaagccatcccaaccacagtctattccagctgctactatctgggAACCTGTaccacaacataaaagccaggaccaataggctccagtacagcttcttccaccaggccaacagactgatgaacacacgctgacttgagtgtactctatattatattgacAGTTACATTCATTAaaacttattataaattactatgatcgcacattgcacatttagatggagacgtaacatcaAGATTttaactcctcatgtatgtgaaggatgtaagaaataaattcaattcaatacaatacaattcaaattgcagtatgaattcaatcatattatgatcactgtcccctaagggttcttttacgttaagctcccaaaTAATATCTGGCCTATTGGAAAAACCCGAAATAAGACAGACTTTCCCCGAgcgggctcaagcacaagctgctctaaaaaagatATCTCGTAGGCATTTAACAAATTCCCGctcttgcgatccgacaccaacctgatttcacAATCTCCTTGCATATGCAAGTCCCCATTACAATTATGTCATTAACCTTATAacgtgccttttccagctccctttgtaatTTCAGCCCCACATCGTGGTTACTATTTGGAGGCTTAGATATATGATTCCCACAATGGGTTTTTAACCATTGCGATTTCTTAACACCGCCCACAAAAatacaacattctctgaccctatgtcatccttttctaaagatgtaattccatctcttactaacagagccacatcaccacatatgccttcctgcctgttcgTTCCATACAAAGTATATATTTCGATAATAATCTCCCAACTATGGTCTTCTTTCAGGCATGACGCAGTGATGCCCACCAATTCGTCTAGTGGCGTCACGGGTTCACCCACCCTATTCCGAAAGCTACCCGTATTTAAATacggcaccttcagtcctgcattcttcacccttttgaattttgcctctgtggtacaatttaactctctgtGTTACCCAGACATGGGTAACTTTCttgcattcatgttacacccatcatctacttgtaaacccgcTGGCTCATTCTCAATtatatcatactggttcccatcctcctgccatattagtttaaaccattcccaacagctTGAGTAAACTTGTCCGCAAGAGTATTGGCACCCCTAGGATTTAAGTGCAACCCATCTATTTTGAAATGTCCTCAACTGCCGCAGAAGAGGTCCTTAATATTCGCAAATCCGAATCCTTGCCCCAGCTCCAATTCTTCGGACACGAAtgtatctgccacctcattgtgTCCCTGTCCGGActatcgcgtggcacaggcagcaagctCGAGCTTAGTAGCCTTGCCGTCCTTTCTCTCAGCTTCTCTCCTTCGTTCTTTCTAAACTCCCCTTATTGTTTTTTTCAGGCCCTGAGATGTTGGGAAGCACCACACACTGCTGGCAGGATCTTGCACACCTTTAGATCCCACACACCCATGGCAGGGCCCTGACACTGTGTCAGACTTTACACACCCCTGGCAGAGTCCTGACACTGTGTCAGACTTTACACACCCCtggcagagtcctgacacactgtgagactctaCAAACTGctggcagggtcctaacacactgtgagactctaCAAACtgctgacagggtcctaacacgcTATGAGACCCCACACGCCCCTGCCAGCTTCTTGACACACTATGAGACTCCACACCCTCTGGCAGTGTCCTGATGTACTGTGAGGCAGCGCACATCCTGGCAGGGTCCGAACACATTGCGAGACTTCATAAACCAGTGGCAGTGTCTGCACACGTTGTGAGATCCCGCACACACCTCACATGCACTTCAAACTCGTGAAATCCTGTACATACCCGCCAGGGTCCTAATAGACCGTAATGTCCCAGATCCTTTTAAAAGTCTGCCATCAGGTGTCGTGTAGCTGCAAGTAACTGTTCCCACATTTCATCCGATCTCGTATTACATTGAAATCTGTCTTCCCCTAATTCAGGACCTCAATACTCGGGGCATCGCCACCTCTTTCCATAACTGAGAGAGCTGGTCTCTATTTCCAGAATACTCTACAAATGACACTCCAAACACTTGTCCAGCTACACTATCTCCTGACAAGAAGGGTTGAAGAAAGGTTAGGCTAATAATCCTCATTGTAAGGCCGGCCGGCAGGGCCGGACAAGTTAACATGATGTAATGGTTGAGTCTGAACTGGTTAGTTCAGTGGAGAGAGTGTTATGGGTCAGGTACTTGGACCTTGAGAGTGAATCAGCACATGGACATGTGATGTTGTTGCCTTTATAAGAACTTGATTGAGAGAGACAGAATTGGCTGCTCGATATTCCAGAGTTGTGATATATCAGATTTGAGAGATGAGGTAATACAGTTGGAGAGGTTTATTTACTgatctggggaatttcaaagctGCACTCAGAGAGGACATACTGGGGAGTTCAAGCACTGACGCAAtatgtattcaccaatgagagggaacttgatgatggtgaggacaatatgagcgaGGTTGATGCTCCGGAgaatgctgatattaagggagaggaggtgctggagttgttaaaatatattaggacggataagtccccggggcctgacggagtattccccaggctgctccacgaggcgagagaagagattgctgagcctctggctaggatctttatatcctcattgtccacgggaatgataccggaggattggagggaggcgaatgtcgtccccttgttcaaaaaaggtagtagggatagtccgggtaattatagaccagtcagccttacgtctgtggtgggaaggctgttggaaaagattctcagagataggatctataagcatttagagaatcatggtctgatcagggaaagtcagcatggctttgtgaagggcagatcgtgtctaacaggcctgatagagttctttgaggcggtgaccaggcatatagattagggtagtgcagtggatgtgatctatatggattttagtaaggcgtttgacaaggttccacacggtaggcttattcagaaagttagaaggcatggaatccagggaagtttggccaggtggattcagaattggtttgcctgcagaaggcagagggtggtggtggagggagtacattccgattggaggattgtgactagtggtgtcccacaaggatctgctctgggacctctacttttcgtgatttttattagcgacgtggatgtggaggtagaagggtgggttggcaagtttgatgATGatatattatatatttctaaacCTGAGAAATCCATTCCGGCAGTATTATCTCTGCTTggtcagtttagtagtttttctggttacaaattgaatcttagtaagagtgaactttttccattaaaAATTCAGGCTCCCATTTATAGATGTTCACCATTTAGATTGATTACTGACTATTCCACTTATTTGGGGATAAAATTGCTAAGAGGCATAAGGACTTATTCaagctcattttttttttacctttaattagTCAGGTTAAACAATTGCTTGCTgaatggtccccattgtctctatcactgattggccaAGTATATGccattaaaatgattattttaccttcatttttatatgtatttcatgcggtaccaatttttatttctaaatctTTATATTTGATAATATTGATTCTATTTCCTCTTATAtaaggcagaataaaaatcctaggtatagtaaaaaatatttacagaagtccaAGAAGTCCATGATGGTTGTTTAGCACTGCCGAAAATAAGATTCTATTGCTGGGCAAAtaatattcaatattcaatattttgGACATAGGATTGGGatataattccaagtccacaatgggtaaaccttgaaggtcACTCTGTACGAGGGTTTTCATTCGTTTCTATTtcaggaacttcacttccttttgtgttttctaaattgaatgaacaaatggttaatccaataattaaacacacATTACGAATATAAttccaattttgtttttttttttggtttgaactactttatattatcaagccctattatgtCTATTTTTTCCAACTCTCTGTTATGGATAAAggctttttgatatggaaaataaGGGGTATAACATGTTTCcgtgatttatttttgaataactgtttcatgtcttttgaacagttgtctaataaatataacttgcccAGATCCTtttctttttagatatttacaaataacaAACTTTTTATATACCACGCTGCCTACCTTTCCGATTTCATACTGAGCTGAAATCACGGGAAAAATAAGTtttaaatccttatcagaagCGATTAATAGGAACTATTTCTGATATtattatgaaaatacagccagaTGTATCTGAtagaattaaaaatgaatgggaaagggaactttaACTTCACTTACCTATAGAGAAAATGTTTCAATTAGTTAgctcttcctctatatgtgctaaacatacgctGATACATTTAAGGTAGTGCATAGGGCCCACAagtctaaagataaactagctcgttcttactcccatataaatcctaATTGTGACAGATATCACTGGGAGGTGGCttctttgactcatatgttctggtcttgccctctcTTGGAAAATTTTTGGAAATACATTTTTGATATCATTTCAAGAGTTTTGCgctttgatttacaaccccatcctattacggcaatttttggtttgccaatgatGGAACATAGCTCTTTATCCTCTTCAGATTGTCGGATAatcgcatttgttacattaatggtcagaagatccattttattcaATTGGAAAGAGACTCGTCTCCCTACTACATCTCAATGGCTTTCCCAAattatatcatgtttaaatttagaaaaaagcaatcagaagtgtcatttttgatccttcggttaaatttgaagaaacctggaagccatttattcaacattttcatatgatgtagtttgaccttttcctaatcctttttattaatttagaatatatgaatagaggagcggagttgacgataTGAATGAATGTATTTGATCTAATATATTGGTTCAACCTTGTTTTGCtccgtttgttttttttttgggggggggtgtcTAATAATTTAGTGCCTTTTTCTTAGCCTTTTTGTTTGTTTGGGATTTCTCTTTGTGAAACcagtttctttttatttcttttttcttcatgATTAATTATATAAAGAGCTTGGAAGATTAttttggtgagaaggcgggggagtaggactaaatgggagaatggatcagctcatgataaaatggcggagcagactcgatgggccgaatggccgacttctgctcctttgtcttgtggtcttatggtctcattacACTTGTGCTATTTGTAGTTTctcttgtatatgtttattataTGTTTATTctcttgtatatgtttattatGTAATTACAATCTCTCTATATCACTATTGTTATTATATTTATGAACTTGACAACTAATACAAAgattaaaaaagaacaaaatcagttactttcctcaagcagtaaggctgatcaacgtcTCGAAAGACTAAGCCACCCCTCCACATCTaacaacccccaccccaccaccagcacGGTTCTAAAATTTTTCCTTCAGAACCACCTGAGTTCAGAGTGACCCCTGTATcgtatgtgtttatatttattgtgtttatcaTTGCGTTCTTTATCTGAGTTCTTGTGCTACATCAGATCGGGAATAATAATTATTTCCTTCCCCTTTATATTTGATATCTTGAATCTGTTAATTATTTGCAACACAGACTCTTTAAGAGACATGAGACTGCATATCTGCCGACTTAAACCattttctggaggaactcagtgagctgAGCGGCATCTGTGATGATGGAAGTGGGGAATTGTCTGCGTTCTGTGTCAAAATTTTGACTGTCTCATTTTCCTGAACAAGACAGTCACATTTTCTACTTCAGCTGCCCACCCACAGTACACGTACTGAACAACAAATATGCTTTGTACTTTGAATCAGTGGCGATGAGAGGGGATGGGTGAACTGTGATTCTTCGACCTGTTTCTTTGACATTAATGCCCACTATCCTTTTCTCTATCTCCACACGCTACATCAACACTGGGCTTTCAAAGTTCTTCCAAAACAGCAATGATAGGGGTGTGGCAGTAGTGGGAGTTTGTCCAGTACGGGACAGTCGGGGTCAGTAAATTACCAGGGAAATACTCAACTTCACAGcatagttagtgtggaaatatgaTGATGTGGTGTTTATCTAGACCACGACTTTCTGTCCCGTCTGGGGTCTGTCAATCTAATTTACCTCAATGTACGAACTTCCATTGATGAATTTATTTAATGCAATAGCTTTGAGCTAACACTTGTGTACGCAGATACTGAGTTCTGAGTTAAGGCATCTAACAGATTGATCACTgtctgttcccatggaagattttcaacagaaacacaaggagactctgcgggcacaaactgaaacactgcgagtgaacacgatcctgatgagggagaaggtgaagtttttccagctggttgatcgatatgctgagctcacggtcatttctactgttcgagatcggagacCTTCGGAACATGAACTGCtagcaagaggcagagaccacgaggagtggagagagaaacagtttcgcagagaagaagaaaaaatccGGACTGAGCAATTGTTTCAGAGCAGCTTTTCCCGGAGTAAATGCAAATCTGGGAGTtcaacagcagtggctggagtcgCCGGGAttgggaaaacaacaatggtgcaaaagattgtttatgactgggccacagggaaactataccaacaattccagtttgtcttcagtttcaaattccgatatttaaactccattaactgcagaataaacctgagagaactgattctggatcagtatccttactttgggaattTACTGAGTGAAGTCTGGAAGAACCCAAAGGGATTGCTGTTTACTTTCGATGGTTTCGATGAGTTCAAGGACAAAATTGATTTTGCTGATAGTCGGAGAGACACAGAACCGCAGTACACATGCACTGATCCTGAATTTCGGTGCaaggtgtctgacattgtgtacagtttaatccagcacaagctgctcccagggtgttcagtgctggtgaccactcGCCCCACTGCGTTGCATTTATTGGAAAAGGCTAAGATCAGTTTCTGGGCTGAAATACTGGGATTTTctggtgaggaacggaaggaatatttcaataggcattttgaagatcagacagtagcagaagctgtttttaaacacgtgaaggagaacgagattttgtacaccatgagctacaaccccgcCTACTGCTGCATCCTCGTTCTTGtactgggccccttcttcacaaAATGTGACAGGGACCtgcagcgagttcccaagaccatcacccaactatattcctactatatttacaacatcctgaaaaaccatggcagtgagattgagaacccgcgtgatgtgttactcagggttggtcagatggccttcagaggagtgtcCGAGAAGAAAATTCTGTTTACAAATGGAGATTTGATcaactgcaatctgcagccttctcagttcctgtccgggttccaGATGCAGCTTTTGGAACGAGGGGATTCTGCCCGgagcgtggtgtacacattcccacacctcaccatccaggagtttgtagctgcagtcgcacaattcctgaatccacatcccgggGATATCCTCAAATTCCTCACAAAAGCCCACAGCATGGCAGATGGGcgatttgaggtatttctccgctttgttgctggtctctcctccTCAATGACAGCTCGAGGCCTAgaggagtttctgggtccatttcctcatcaatcaacctgccaggtgattgactgggtgaaggaagaggttaaacgccagagtggaaacacagagagtgaagctggtaaaaggagcctcctgaaaacattgcactacctgtttgagtcacAGAATCGTGGGCTGGCTCAGGACACACTGGAATCTGTGGAAATACTTTCATTCCgtggaatgacactgaccccgattgactgcgcggtcctgtctcatgtcatcggGAACTGTGGTACAATAAAACACCTCGACTTGGTTGGCTGCCAtattcagtgtgaaggaatccagcggctcGGACCGGGGTTGTACAAGTGCCAGGAGTTGAGGTAACTTGATTTATCTCTTACTATTAACCGTGAAACTGTTCAATTATGTTGTTTCAATGTAAAGAAATTTGGGAAAGCTGTAGTAAGTCAGATTGATAAGAATTGTGACAAATTTCCAGGGATATTGCAGTAATTCCCGAAGGACGGAAGGGTTCTGTTGTTTCTCGTGAAGGGATGTTGGAGACTCTATGAGGTCAGTGAAAAACGGCCATTGGTTTAATGGTATTATATCACAGGAACGGCCGTGTTTCTCGCTGCCTGCGACACGTCCATTGACAATGTTCCACCTCACTATTCCTGACGCCCAGACCAACCTGACTGCAGCAGGTGGGTCAGAGCTTCACTGGTGAGGGACAAGAGACAGTCAGCAGACTGTCCCAGTGATAAGGAAAGAAATGCCTCTGTGAGATCGAGGGACGATTATGC from the Mobula birostris isolate sMobBir1 chromosome 13, sMobBir1.hap1, whole genome shotgun sequence genome contains:
- the LOC140207648 gene encoding NACHT, LRR and PYD domains-containing protein 3-like, with the protein product MNKGEGTEGIPMTSASGKDTGPSSVITGLLAGWDDFQLLQLTDFYRDRLEQAMEGGVYGLSLALTAENQFSGEEHRKISDLADKGERADSSKLLLSLVMEKGSRARRVMWETFVEMRNGVPKLDKILKEVQKHGCVPVNRPVPMMPRDLKDFQQKHKETLRAQTETLRVNTILMREKVKFFQLVDRYAELTVISTVRDRRPSEHELLARGRDHEEWREKQFRREEEKIRTEQLFQSSFSRSKCKSGSSTAVAGVAGIGKTTMVQKIVYDWATGKLYQQFQFVFSFKFRYLNSINCRINLRELILDQYPYFGNLLSEVWKNPKGLLFTFDGFDEFKDKIDFADSRRDTEPQYTCTDPEFRCKVSDIVYSLIQHKLLPGCSVLVTTRPTALHLLEKAKISFWAEILGFSGEERKEYFNRHFEDQTVAEAVFKHVKENEILYTMSYNPAYCCILVLVLGPFFTKCDRDLQRVPKTITQLYSYYIYNILKNHGSEIENPRDVLLRVGQMAFRGVSEKKILFTNGDLINCNLQPSQFLSGFQMQLLERGDSARSVVYTFPHLTIQEFVAAVAQFLNPHPGDILKFLTKAHSMADGRFEVFLRFVAGLSSSMTARGLEEFLGPFPHQSTCQVIDWVKEEVKRQSGNTESEAGKRSLLKTLHYLFESQNRGLAQDTLESVEILSFRGMTLTPIDCAVLSHVIGNCGTIKHLDLVGCHIQCEGIQRLGPGLYKCQELSLGENKLGDSGVKLVFAALRNPDCKIQKLGLNKVGLTDSGAEDLVSALSANLSLTELNLSHNELGTSGMKLVSAALRNPGCKIQKLRLNDVGLTDSGTEVLVSDLSIIPSLTKLNLGSNSLKDRSVPALSRLIMTLPSLKQIVLVGNLFSWTGQKELRSLLEPRPGLTVNI